ATTGGTTTTTCCCAGTTGTGAATGAGTTTAAGACCGTTTTTTAAGGCAGTTCCTTGGCCTGGACCATCAAATACTATAATATTATAATCAATACCTTTGATAAATTTCATCATTTTAAGCATCTCTTCCATGTAAGAATCATAACCACCAAAGACTAGTAATGTTTTTTTAGCGTCAGGTGTCAATAATTTTACAGCAGGAAGATAGGAGTCTTCATAGGGAATTTGGAAGGATTCATAATCAAATTCATTGAATCCTTTATAGAAAGTTTCTCTATATTTTTGATACATTTTTTCTTTATTTGGGTCTGTAGGTGCAACATAAAATTCTGCAGCTTGATAGTAGACGGAAGCCAAGTCATAGTCCTTGCTATCTTCACGTTTCTTTGCAAAATCAAGCCAAGTTTCATACCAGCTATTTGCATCCTCTAGTCTCGGAATCATTAGTTCCAAGTCAGCCTGTGCTCGATTATCTTCTTGATAATAATCATTTATAAAACGATTAATCTGAAGATTAAATTGTTCATCATTAACATATTGTTTAAACATATTTATTCCTCCTTTTAGTTGTGTCTGTGCTTACTATAAAGCATCGTTATTAACTAAAAAATAAGTAATATTGTACAAAGTGTACGATATCTTACATGTTATATATGAAGTGTTCGAAAACTTACAAATAAGGAGGAATTGGTTAATGAATGAAGATATCAGAATTTATAAAACCAAAATAGCTATTGAACGAGGATTCATTGAATTACTCAAACATAATGATTTTAAAGATATTACGATCAAAAAAATTTGTGATCAATCTCTTATAGGACGTTCTACTTTTTATAGTCACTATTTGGATAAGTACGACTTGTTAGAAAAAATTGTTAAACAGTATGCTTCTGATTTTAAATATGAGATTGAACAGCGTTTTGATTCAATGGATGATGGTAAGGTGGCCAATGCCATAGAACTTGTAACAGATAATATGATTGAACATAAGTTCGAGATTTCAACATTGTTAGCAGTTCATGTAGTATCAGCTGATTTACGTAAAGAATTTGAAGGAATTTTGTTTAGTACTTGCTTAGAGTATTTAAATCAGCAGATTTCTTCAAGTTCTATCGCATTGGAATATTTAGCAGAATTATATGCCGCTAACTCAATGGTGTTTCTTCATTGGGTTTTGAAAAATGGTAAAGATACTAATATAATTTTTCTTTCAAATCAAATACAAGAATATATTTTTAACCAGTTAAAGTCTAACTTGTATAAGGATTAATTTATAGTAAAGGCGAAACGGAAAAAGCAAGAAAACGGTGGTCAGCAAGTACGGAGAACAGGAAATCATGGTGTCAACGCTAACGCTAAGTAGGCGCTTTTCCCATCGGGGAAACCCGTATGCGAGAGTTTACACAAAATCTTGACAGTCCCGTTACTAGCCTGGCGGAGACAGAGAATATACCGACTGCAGCGGCTGTCAAAAAGAGTCCTTTGATAATGTTCTAAAATAGATATTTATAGTAAGCTGGACTA
The nucleotide sequence above comes from Paenibacillus sp. IHBB 10380. Encoded proteins:
- a CDS encoding TetR/AcrR family transcriptional regulator, whose translation is MNEDIRIYKTKIAIERGFIELLKHNDFKDITIKKICDQSLIGRSTFYSHYLDKYDLLEKIVKQYASDFKYEIEQRFDSMDDGKVANAIELVTDNMIEHKFEISTLLAVHVVSADLRKEFEGILFSTCLEYLNQQISSSSIALEYLAELYAANSMVFLHWVLKNGKDTNIIFLSNQIQEYIFNQLKSNLYKD